A stretch of DNA from Glycine max cultivar Williams 82 chromosome 18, Glycine_max_v4.0, whole genome shotgun sequence:
TGCTTTGTGGATGCAGTATCCATTTGAATGGTTGCGTTACATATAGGCTCTTGATGACTCACAAATCTTGCTGAATTGTTGCTTTGGTGTAGGACTTGGATCCAACATTTGTGCCCAACAAGTCAGAAACAGGTAGCTCTCAACCTGCCGAGGCACCACGTGCCCGCCCTCTCACCAAAGAAGATTTTCAGATTGTTTTTGGTGTTGAAAGGTTCAGGTGCCCCGAAATTTTGTTCAATCCAAACTGGATTGCGGTTGATCAGGCAGGGTTAGATGAGATGGCTGGGGTCTCAATAAGAAGGTTATCATGTAAGGATGAAAGCCTGGAAGAGAGACTCACTAGCTCCATACTTGTGACTGGTGGAAGTTCTCTTTTCCCCGGCATCATTGAACGCCTTGAAGCCGGAATTCGGATGATTCGGCCATGTGGAGCACCCATAAAAGTAGTTAGAGCACTGGATCCTGTTATGGATGCATGGCGTGGGGCTGCAGCGTTCGCATCAGCCCCACAATTCCATACACAAACTTTCAGTAGGATGGATTATTTCGAAAAGGGTGAAGACTGGCTCCGCAGTTATCAGATTAAATACTCATTGTAATTGAGTTGATAACACAGGACTTATTAATGTCTTGAACATCATACCTCAATTTAGACAATATTATCCTTTCAGCTAACTTGCTGCTCATGCTGTTGCTGAAGCTACAAGTAGTATGCTGTTCATATTTTCACTTTTCAGTATGATGAATAGAATCCatgtggtttttttttaattgatgaaaTTGTGTACGTGgtttttttctcttccatttGTTTGGATTTGAAATGAAATAAGAGGGAAAGAAATACGGATAGAAGTCCAAGAGAAATAAAGTAGAAAAATTGTGTTGTTTTGATTAATACAAACAAGGAAAGAAGTAGATAAAtgtttctctgttttttttttttttgaaaaaatttatttatttgttaagatGAGTGGAAGAgtggaaattaataaaaaaattaaatgaaaattgtttACTATTGATTATacttattttcaatataaattattttatatttggaaTTTTTATGTCATTAAAAACAAGGCTTAAATTCACTCTCGTATACGTTTAGAACATTACACTTATGCCCCTCAAATCTTACACCCCCTACAAGGAAGGTGATATAATGGTTAAAAAATCAAGGAATACTAGTATAATTATACAAAGTCTCGAGTGATGTTGTAATGTCATCAAGTTGAAAGtgtaataagtttatttttctctaattaCAATCAAGTTAGCCTatatttatatcaataatataagCAAATATGGCTGAGTTCAAAAAAACAATACAAGCAAATATGGCTATTGTATTTTGTCTTTgttgctgtaaaaaaaatataaatcataaaacaaCAAACTTATATAGAACTATTACAAGAAACCCTCCTAATCAAATGAGTCATCAATTTTACCCTAAAATATCATCCTCAACattgaaaaatcttttaaattagtCTTTAGATATTAGTAAAATATATCAATCTAGTAACCAAATTGATGGATATTTAATACTTTAGAGATTTCTTAtacaattgattaatttaaggACTAATTAGGAGAGACTATTGACGGTTTACTCCTTCCTAATTTTGTGTCTAAAATCTTTTTTGATATAATTTGATCATGATTTGTTAAagatatacataattttttaaacatttacaAACATGATCACACAAGATTCTCTTAACATGACTCACTCATAATTCCTCGAATATGTATATGATTTCCTAAACATTTGCAAATACATAATCACATAATTACCATAATTACACGTGATCCTCATAACAAACATATAACACGCGAACCTATTAAAAAGAGTTAGAAAGCACTCCTTCATTTAcgggggaaaaaaaaaaaagcttatatGGAAAAAGCCTAAACCCCCATAAtccaatactaaaaaaatatataaaaattaacaaacatcACACACAGTAACTGTCACTTACCGTCATTAGTCGAagtgatattaaattttaaatcttatattCAATCTCTCAAGTAAAGCTGGATATTTAACACAAACAAATATCACGGTGACCAAAaaagaatttcttaaataaaaataaactctttAACGGCTATGCGGTATGTGTGTACTGAGAAGCCTAACTAGTAATTGACCGTTGGAAtctctttaagaaaataaatttataagctTTGCAAAACCAACCTCCTTTCCTCTTCCCTCTTCCCAGGCTCCTCAGAATTCGACCGTTAAATTTATAACCCAAAAACTAgtctcattcttcttcttccgttgcacaaaaaacatatttgtttcGTTTATCTCTTTCTCCTCTATAGTAGTAGCTAAAAATGGAGGCGAAGAAATCGGGTTTGAATCTCCCAGCTGGGATGTCCGGAACCTCACTCCGGCTGGACACTGCAGCAGCATCTTCCATCTCGACCCTCAATTCTCCTTCTTCTCTCCGTTCCATCTCTAATCTCACCTCGCCTTCGAAATCCAACTCGGCTTGCAGCGACAGGTTCATTCCGTGCCGGTCCTCCTCGAGGTTGCACACGTTCGGGCTCCTGGACAGGCCCTCGCCGGTGAAGGAAGGGAGTAACGAGGCTTATTCCAGGTTGTTGAAATCAGAACTCTTTGGATCTGACTTTGcttctccttctctttctctttcttccccTGCAGGTGCTGCTCCTCCTTCGCCGCTCAGCCCCAGCAAGAACATGCTCCGCTTCAAGACCGACCACTCCGTCGCGCCTTCTTCGCCTTATTCGCCGTCCATTTTGGGACAGCAGAATGCCTTTCCTTCTGACTCTTCTACCCCGCCTCCCAAACCTCCCAGGAAAGTCCTCAAGACGCCCCACAAGGCAAGtaaaattgtgtttttgaagagaaaattgCTTGCTTCCATTCCTCAATCTGAGTCATTGTGTACATTGGAAAATATTCGTTTAAagaaatcaacttttttttttgtgaaagattTTAGTACCTCAGAAATTAGTCATGCAAGTACATTCAAAAAGTTGGAATGACATGACACATATCATAAAAAGTACACCTATCATAAAAAgtacatttaaaattaaaaaaataatacatttattcTAATATGACATGTCATAATTGGAAGATAATTTTATTGCTAAGTAGGTGGCTGTAAATTTTGATCCCCAAGCTTTTGTCATTGTgtgtattgaaaaatatatattaaaagaaatcaacTTCTTAAAAGATGTTAGTATCTCAAGAAACTAACCATTGATTATCAAAGTGAATATCTCaattcacaaataaaaatagtacaTTTAATAAGTTGGAGTGACATGACACCTATCATAAAAAGAATTGGTAGAATGATTTGAACATGCATTTGGTAGTGCCTTATGATATTGGAAGTAAATTTAAGATTTTGACTAATGTCACATAGAAATTGATTGTGGACATGTGGGGATCGTGGACCACgctataattttttgtaatagaGGGAGAGAGGGAGATAGGGGGGGGGGGTAACAATATGGCATTTTTACCTAGTTGCCTACCCCACCTAGTAGAAAATGTTGGGATGCTGATGTCGTTGGCTCCATCCACCCAAAGATATATGGGCCTTTACTAAACAATTTAAGCTTTGGGAAAAGTTGAATAAGAGCCTCTTTGATCAAACCCGGGGGGGAAACTGTAGTAGAAACAAGAAGGATATTGAGGTCAATGGTTACATGATTCAGAATTGAAGGGTAACAATATGGCATTTTTACCTAGTAGCCTACCCCACCCTAGTAGAAAGTGTTGGGATGTTGATGTCGTTGGCTCCATCCACCCAAAGATATATGAGCCTTTACCAAACAATTTAAGCTTTGGGAAAAGTTGAATAAGAGGTCAGTCCTTAATATTGGAGCCTCTTTGATCAAACCCATGCTTTTGTGCTTTTTGTGTTGTATAAGCCAAAGTTAAGTTTTTTGAGATAGTTGGTCCTTAATACAGCAAGAACAAACTTAAAACCTACTGTGATTTACTATGGATTATTGAACATGAATGTTGATCGCTGAACCGGACAAGGTTGTGCAGGTTTTGGATGCCCCATCACTTCAAGATGACTTTTATTTGAATCTGGTGGACTGGTCCACACAAAATGTTCTTGCTGTGGGGCTAGGCACTTGTGTGTATTTATGGAGCGCTTCAAACAGCAAAGTGAGTCCAAAACTGCCAACAATTTcacaacattaataaaaaaaaatacctctcAAGATGTACATTTAAAGTGAAATATCTTTATGTGGCTTTCAGGTGACTAAGTTATGTGACTTGGGGCCTTATGATGGTGTCTGCTCTGTCCAGTGGACCCGGGAGGGTTCTTTTATATCCATTGGTACAAATCTTGGTCAAGTTCAGGTACTTTGTTATAGCATATTTAGATTTTGGTTTATGCATTATTGCATTTTATGATTAAGAATAAGATAACACTTTTTGCCTTATGGTACAGGTTTGGGATGGAACTCAGTGTAAGAAGGTCAGAACCATGGGTGGGCATCAGACAAGGACTGGTGTTTTGGCATGGAATTCTCGCATTTTGGCTTCAGGGAGCAGAGATAGGAACATACTTCAGCATGACATGAGGATTCCGGGTGACTTTGTTAGCAAGCTTGTTGGCCACAAGTCTGAGGtagaaaaacattttgaagaatACGCATTGAACTTGTAATGTTAAAGGCTAATTGGAAGCTGAGAAATTGATAGCAATTGTTATCCCTCAATTTGTAACAGGTATGTGGATTGAAATGGTCCAGTGATGACAGGGAACTTGCTTCTGGTGGTAATGATAATCAGGTATACTTTCTTTCCTTGTCATCCTTTTCTCTACTAAGGttaatataaagagaaaaagattatGCATTCACGGtgtataaaaagttttacagTCACCCACAACTCACGATGATAAGTTTgttgagttttaattttaaaataattatcttaaaataattcaaacgatAATTTGTAATTGTTTTACAGTGTCAATGCATAAGCATTAAACCTTAATATAAAACACAGAAAAAGTTATTTAttctacactttttttttttttttgtgacttGCTCTTCAAATGTCATGTTTTATTCTATGATCAGCTCCTGGTATGGAATCAACACTCTCAGCAACCAGTTTTGAGACTTACCGAGCACACTGCTGCTGTGAAGGCCATTGCTTGGTCACCTCACCAAAGCAGTCTCCTTGTGTCCGGAGGTGGAACTGCTGATAGGTGTATTCGTTTTTGGAACACTACAAATGGCCATCAATTGAACTGTCTTGACACTGGGAGCCAGGTTTATTTCCTTAGTCCATTTTTTAGTCCACTGAGACTTTGGGTGGCAAATTTCCCAAAAGGAGTTtgttttacaaactatttccgtAAATGGGGCTCTTTCTAAACTATTTCCTGTATGGTGTCATTTTTTACGTAAAAGCTATACAAATCGCAGAAAGCATTGGCGAGTTCGGGCTGAGGGTAACACGTGGCATTGGTCTCGTCAGTACCACCAGCGATTTGAGCTTCATGGGACTCGCCAGTGGGATTGGCGAGTTGAGCAGGTTGGGAATTGCCAACTCTATTGGCGAGTTGTGCTGGCTAAAACctttggatattttttattaataatatcctAATATATGGCGTGTCCTTGCACTACCGTTTTTGTGAATCCCTCGTTGGCAGCAGAGATACAATGCGGCGTGGCTCattatcttctcttttttattgtGAATCTTTTGATCAGAACAAACAAGAAGAACCTGCACCTTTCATATCATTTTGAAATGcaatttggtttttaataaattccttttaaaataatcatggaataatttaaagaaatatttttttgtcattttttcctttttgatcataattacaatattaatattaaaaaaagttgggACGTAAGTGAGAGGTGCCTGCCACTtcacttcattttatttttttttacagtgttTGGTTGACTCTTGTATACTCATTAATAaccattattgtattttttaactatttttcagagaatttaaaaataattattagctCTATCCTTATTTAtgctttgaatttgatttaattatgtttttaattcctaaaatttaaaataattttaattcttgtaatttaaaaaaaaatgtttttagtccttaaaagtAGACATTGTTGGCAGAGATTATTAAAAGGAATGTCATGGCACTGTCaacatatgtttttaatattttatatattcagaTTAGTTAGTTAATGATGCTGGATAAATTAATAACAggttaaaaacataattcattaaaaaatattccgTGTATATATTCCTCAAACTCTTTAATTAATGACATTATAAAGCACTCCCAATCTGCGGCACAACTCGCCAGTAGTCGCCAGTAGAGTTGGCAATTCCCAGCCTGCTCAACTCGCCAGTCCAACTGGCGAGTCTCATGGAGCTCAAATCGCTGGTGGTACTGGCGAGACCAGTGCCACATGTCACCCCCAGTCCGAACTCGCCAATGCCTTCTGCGATTTGCATGGCTTTTACGTAAAAAATAACACCATACAGGAAATAGTTTGAAAAGAACCCCATTTAcagaaatagtttgtaaaataAACCCCTTTTGGAAAATTTGCCACTTTGGGTCCATATTCAAACAAGAGAGCATCTCAGCTTATTTAATGCATGAAATATGCAGGTCTGCAACCTTGCTTGGAGTAAAAATGTGAATGAACTAGTAAGCACTCATGGGTACTCCCAAAATCAGATCATGGTGTGGAAATATCCATCATTGTCAAAGGTACTTTACTTTTCACAATTCTAGATACTTTAGAGAAATTACAAGCTGAAAATGTGTTATGTCTTAACCTTATGGACAAATTTTGATTAGGTTGCAACTCTAACTGGCCACAGCATGCGAGTGCTATACCTTGCAATGTCTCCTGATGGCCAGGTACTAATAATGtcccctaaaccctaaatctttcatttttgtaacattttttaactttatgtGGAACAATTGCAGACAATAGTAACTGGTGCAGGAGATGAGACTCTACGGTTTTGGAATGTTTTCCCATCAATGAAAGCACCTGTAAGCATTGTGaccaatttcaattatgattcTTATTATTCTCTTCAGTGCTTTGCCTCTCCCATTCTTATAAGTTTCCCCTTTGTGTCTGTGTCCTgtgtttcattttgttttcttcagGTCCCGGTTAAAGATACAGGCCTTTGGTCACTGGGGCGCACACAAATTCGATGATCCATTTGATGTGTCATACCAATAAGGAAGAAGATGAGGAAAGAAAGCTATctcaataatttgtaattaatatcTGTATATGAAATAATATTGGTTTACATTTACTTGTCATATAATAGGTTTCAATTCTTTGTAAAGTTCTCAATATCGTCATTCTCATTGTAAAGTGTGTAACATATATCAAACACGGACATATAGGAACTTATAAATTGTAAAGTCTGCATCTAAATTCAATTGACTCGTTATAATAATGGTTTCAATTCATTGTAAAGTTCTCAGTATATCAAACACAGACATAGGAACTTACAAATTGTAAAGTCTGCGCATCTAAATTCAACCGTTTAGTTGTTATAGTGGGTTCCAATTCATTGTTTTCTTATATTGGTATTTGTTCGACGTTTAGTTGTTATAGTGGTTCCAGTTCATTGTTTTCTTATATATTGGTATTTGATTTGACAACGCCAGAAAtccaattctattttttttttatacaagaaactcaataaaattagctaaaataaaataattttttctataaactaaaattgaaattagcTTACATCAAACCTCAACTTTAgttgcttttaatttttatatatcaatatttttttattaaaatttctttatataaatttattttcgcATTAAGACTTTTAATTGTCAAACCTCAactttaattgcttttaaaattttcttattatatcaatatttatcatataaaaatttctttctaaattgatatttattatattaaaatttctatttataaaatatttattgtaatttttttctttttactttagtTCTCACTTGCAAACCTCAactttaattgcttttaaaattatcattttataaatttttttctaattgaactataaaaaaaactcatttattgCTTGTGATGCTTGTTAGTTATATTATAAATGAGTTTTTATTCTTAGAGGTGAGAATACTTTTGTTATACTTTTATATAgccactttattattatttagaatttttatattttttta
This window harbors:
- the LOC100808928 gene encoding protein FIZZY-RELATED 3, encoding MEAKKSGLNLPAGMSGTSLRLDTAAASSISTLNSPSSLRSISNLTSPSKSNSACSDRFIPCRSSSRLHTFGLLDRPSPVKEGSNEAYSRLLKSELFGSDFASPSLSLSSPAGAAPPSPLSPSKNMLRFKTDHSVAPSSPYSPSILGQQNAFPSDSSTPPPKPPRKVLKTPHKVLDAPSLQDDFYLNLVDWSTQNVLAVGLGTCVYLWSASNSKVTKLCDLGPYDGVCSVQWTREGSFISIGTNLGQVQVWDGTQCKKVRTMGGHQTRTGVLAWNSRILASGSRDRNILQHDMRIPGDFVSKLVGHKSEVCGLKWSSDDRELASGGNDNQLLVWNQHSQQPVLRLTEHTAAVKAIAWSPHQSSLLVSGGGTADRCIRFWNTTNGHQLNCLDTGSQVCNLAWSKNVNELVSTHGYSQNQIMVWKYPSLSKVATLTGHSMRVLYLAMSPDGQTIVTGAGDETLRFWNVFPSMKAPVPVKDTGLWSLGRTQIR